A single window of Zootoca vivipara chromosome 17, rZooViv1.1, whole genome shotgun sequence DNA harbors:
- the POLR2G gene encoding DNA-directed RNA polymerase II subunit RPB7 — protein sequence MFYHISLEHEILLHPRYFGPNLLNTVKQKLFTEVEGTCTGKYGFVIAVTTIDNIGAGVIQPGRGFVLYPVKYKAIVFRPFKGEVVDAVVTQVNKVGLFTEIGPMSCFISRHSIPSEMEFDPNSNPPCYKTVDEDIVIQQDDEIRLKIVGTRVDKNDIFAIGSLMDDYLGLVS from the exons ATGTTTTACCAT ATCTCATTGGAACACGAAATCCTGTTGCACCCTCGTTACTTTGGGCCCAACCTTCTCAACACTGTTAAGCAGAAGCTCTTTACCGAGGTGGAGGGGACCTGCACGGGCAA atACGGTTTTGTAATCGCTGTCACTACCATTGACAACATTGGTGCAGGTGTGATCCAGCCTGGGCGCGGCTTCGTCCTTTACCCGGTCAAATACAAGGCCATCGTCTTCCGGCCTTTCAAGGGCGAAGTGGTGGATGCTGTTGTGACTCAGGTGAACAAG GTCGGACTCTTCACTGAAATTGGGCCCATGTCTTGCTTCATTTCGCGACAT TCCATTCCCTCTGAAATGGAATTTGACCCCAACTCGAATCCTCCATGCTACAAAACAGTAGATGAG GACATTGTCATCCAGCAAGATGATGAGATCAGGCTGAAGATTGTGGGGACCCGCGTGGACAAGAACGATATT TTTGCTATTGGGTCCCTCATGGATGATTACCTTG GCCTTGTCAGCTGA